CACCAGCACCGACCACAAAAGCGATCGTTAATGAGAGCAATAGACTGGGCAAGGTATACAGCGCATCCATCAGGAATACTAAACCGCGATCCAACCAACCTCCCTTGTATCCGCTTAGCATCCCCAATGGTAAGCCGATCGCTAAGCTAATTACTGTTGAGGCGATCGTTACTTGCCATGCCACACCTGCCCCTGCGATCGTTCTTGTAAATACATCATGCCCCTGTAAATCTGTGCCAAACCAATGTTGTGGGGATGGTGGCTGATGGATCGGATTGCTGAGAAATTCACTGGGATTAGTTAACACTCCTATGGCTTGCAGGAACGGCGCAAGAATCGCCATCAGCAAAAAGACAACGCTAATCACGATACCAATAGACATTAATCGTTGCGATACTGACTGCTTAGGCGATTTCATAGTAGATAAATTAGTTTTTCCTTGATTTGTACTATACCGCGATCGCTAAATCTAGTTAAAATTAGACTCCTAGGATCGTGGGTAAAAGTTATGGACGTAATTCCTGCAATTGATATTTTAGATGGACGCTGCGTTAGGCTCTATCAGGGGGATTATCAACAGTCTGAAGTATTTGGTGAAGACCCTGTAGAGGTTGCTCAACGCTGGTATAGTCAAGGAGCTAAGTATTTGCATGTGGTTGATTTGGATGGAGCCAAGGAAGGTAAGCCCAAAAATTTAAAGGTAATTGAGGCGATCGCCCGTTCAATTCCGATGCGAGTGCAGATGGGTGGAGGCTTACGCGATCGCGAAAGTATCGTGTCAGTGCTGAACTCTGGCGTGAGTCGGGTGATTTTGGGAACGGCGGCTGTGGAGCGTTCGCAACTGATTGCCGATATCTGTGCAGAATTTCCTGAGCAAATCATGATCGGCATCGATGCTCGTGATGGCAAGGTGGCGACCAGAGGCTGGTTGGAAACCTCAGACATAATGGCCGTGGATCTCGCCAAACGGATGACTTCTGTCGGTATCGCAGGAATTATTTACACGGATATTCATCGTGATGGCACGATGCAAGGGCCCAATATCGAAGCGTTACGTCAACTTGCCGAAAATGTTGATGTACCTGTGATCGCGTCAGGTGGGGTTAGTTCGATTACGGATTTACTCAATCTGCTCTCGCTAGAGTCCGTTGGTGTGTCAGGGGCGATCGTCGGTAAAGCGATTTATACAGGAGATATTCAACTTAAAGAAGCGATTCGAGCAGTGGGTAACGGACGTTGGCAAGATGTAATTGATGGATCGGCGATCGCCTAATTAAAAGGCGTTAATATACTTGACACACCAAAGCGCTAAGCCCTCACCCCTAGCCCCTCTCCCGCAGGAGAGGGGAACAAGAAATCTAATATTTCTCCCCTTCTCCTGCGGGAGAAGGGGCTGGGGGATGAGGGGTGCGTCAAGTATATTAACGCCTAATTTAGAGGGGTCGCAAAGCGACTCCTCTAAATTAGCGGGGCAAAATAAAATGCGCCCAGACATCGCCATCCACTCCGCACATGTCGCGCATGTAGTTATAGGGATAGCGCAAACTTTTCCCCTCAGTTTGGCGATAACCTGTGAGGGCATTGCCATAGGGATCATGGACAATGTAGCCAAATTCATCGAAGCCGATGATACAAATGATATGTCCACCGTGGGTGAAGTAGCCACCAATGACGACAGGTCGATTTTCGATGATCTCTTGTTTGATTTGTGCCCATGTGCGAGATGTACTAAAGCCACCCCCAAATCCATAGGCTTGGTACAGCTTTTGCATAACTGAATTGTCAGTACGCGCCTGTCTACCGTAGCGATCGATGATCCATTGATATAGCTCATCCTCTAGTTGTTGGCGCGGATTGCGCGATCGCCTGCCATGAAAAGCCAACACCATCGCGATCGAAGTAACATTGCAGGTCACAAAAGGATCACGGGGGTTATCTAATTGCGAAAAATAGGGAACACCTAAAACCTTGCGCTTGGGCGTAAACTCGATCGCCCTATTGCCTTGCCTGAGATTGACATGCCCTGTAAATACAAACCCAGACTTTCCTAGGGGTGGTACATCTTCGTTTAAGGTGACTTGAAAATGAATATCGGAGAGACTATAGCTTTCAACCCCAAAAATATCGCCTGCGGTGAGAGGTGCTAACTCACTAGCGGCTAACTGGCGCGAATCGATCGGGCGTTTTTTGAATACTGTATTCTGTCTGACGGTCAGAGTTTTCATGTCTGGATCAAAGGCGATCGCTTTGCCATTTTTGGTAATGCTGACATGTCGCTCAAAGAAAAAGCCCACAGTCCCAAGGGGCGGAACCTCAGAGGTAAACTTCACCCGAAAATGACCATTAACCGCAGCATAGCCACTAATCGGATAGGTCGTACCCGCCTTGACCATGATCTTTTGCGAATTGGAAAGTCTGCTGGCATCCTGTGAAGAGGCTTTCAAAAAAGTGTCAGTGATTACCGTGGCGATCGCCCCCTTGATCTGAATATTGCTAACATCATCAGGATCAGCAAAATCGAGGGATTCACCTAATTTTGATAATTCGACATGGGGCAGAAAAAAGAACCCATCTTGTCCTACAGGTGCTAAGGGCTGTGCAAGTTTGACTTTGATATGGTGATCGGCGATCGCATAATTCCCATCCAACATCAACTCTGTTCCCGCCTTCACCGATACCTTCTGAGTAAAAGCCAGAGCCATCGAAGATGCTGTGGAGATTTTAAAAACTGTGTCTTGCTTTACCGTGAGCGTAATCGGTGCAAGTAAATCCACATGCAGCCCATAGAAATAACCAAATTCTCCAACAGGGGCGATCGGTTGCTTTAGTAAAACCTTGATATGTCCATCGACAGCGCCATAACGCAACACTTCAAAGGTTTGTCCAGCCATCACTTCGACCTTTGCATTGGGTGGTAAGGTTGAAGAATCCGCAGGTGAAGTTTTAAAGATCGTCGCTTGTTTGGTAACCAATGAAATTATCGGCTGTTTGACTAAAATATTAACGATTAACTCTGTCAAAAGCTGATTATTTGCACCTATAGCCCGCACCCTCAAAAACGTAGCTGATGCAGTGGGGAAACCTGCCGCAATTTTTGCTTGCCAAGTTCCTGTTGTGGTATTAAGTTGCACCGCAACGGTAGCCTCGTTGGGCAAGGTGACCAGAATCCGTGAAACTTGAGAAAAATCTGCGGTTCCTGCGATCGCAATTTCACGATTGATCTCGATTTCACTAGGTGCTTGGGTAACGGCGATCGCCGCCTTAACTACAACATCAACAGGTAAATCAACAGGTGAATTATTAGAAGCGTCTGTCATTGTTGTTCACTGTTTACTACTGTCTTTATTATCTAACAGCGCTTCGCGCTCAAACCCAAACCAAGAAAATTTTTGAAAGTGTTGCCTTGCAACACTTTCAAAAATTTTCTTGTGGTTCGTTTGCTCGTTAATTGCAAGAGTTAGCAAAACCCAAGAAGCGAGTGGCGGCGCTTCGCGCCGCCACTCGCTTCTTGGGTTTTGGGTTGTAAGAAAAACTTGCTTTGCTATATAAGTTAAAGCCATTTTAGTTAAGTCCTAAAAAGTAAAGGCGGCGTAATGCGCCGCCTTTACTTTTTAGGTTTTGTCTCCCCTTTGCATGAGAAAATAGCACAAACGTCTCTAGAATTAACTAGATAAGAGTATTGTTATGGGCTTTGCTGATTATTCGATCGCTGAGATCGCGGAAGACTACAAACTCACCCTTGAGTCTGTATTTAAATTGTGCGATCGCCTTGGGATCGCATACCAAGATGCTGAAACCAAACTCGCTTTGGAAGACGCAAAAGCGGTAATCATGGCATCCGAAGCCCAAAATTCTAAAATCTCTTCCAAAAATCCCTAAAAAATCTAAAGAGTAATCGCGATCGCAAAATCGCAATAAATCTTTGAGATTAGGTTAAATTCTTTTAGATAAACTTAGATAAATTAAGTTATGTCCGTAATTATGAACAAAAATTCTTTTAAATATTTAGCGGTGGCGATCGCATTTGTAATGCTAGCCTTCCAGCTTTTTACTTCTAGCGTCAGCGCCGCCGATATTCCCATCGAACTGCGTACTGTTCCCCTTAACGAAACTACCAACATTGTCTTGACTCAAAAAGACATTTCTAAGGGCAAGAAATTATTCTCTAATGCCTGTGCTACCTGTCATCTGGGCGGTGCAACTTTTACCAATCCTAACGTTAACCTTTCCCCTGAATCCTTGGCTGGTGCTTATCCAGTACGTAGCAATGTCCTTGGTTTGGTAGATTTCATGAAGAATCCTACAACCTATGATGGTGTAACTGAAATCTACGACGTTCACCCCAGTCTCAAGAGTACGGATATTTTCCCCACCATGCGTGGTCTTACTGACAATGACCTCAAGCTAATTGCAGGTTATATCCTCTACGAACCTAAGGTTAAAGGTATCGGCTGGGGCGGCGGCAAGGTATATTATTAAACTAGAAATCTGTGCTTTTAGTCGAGTCACAGGTTAGTTTCAAAAAGCTGATGCTCTTAGCTTTTCTCTACGTGTTTTAGTTGCTTTAGTTCGAGTCGAGTCGAATTAGTGCAGGTCAAGTTGAATTTTAGTCGGTAGTTAATTATGAATATTTCTTCCTTTGCGAAAAAGCTAGGTCTAGCGATCGCTAGCCTTTTGTTGGTTTTTGGTAGCTTGTTCATGACAGCTTCTCCTGCGGCGGCGGATACCGTCACCGTGAAGATGGGTTCTGATGGTGGTCAGCTTGTTTTTGATCCTAAAGTGGTCACAATCAAAGTTGGCGATACCATCAAATGGGTCAATAACAAAGCTTTCCCTCACAACATTGTGTTTGATGGTCATGAAGAACTTTCTCACAAGAAGTTGGCTCAAAAGCCTAAGGCTGAGCTAGAGTCCACCTTCAACGAAGCTGGTGAGTTCTCTTACTACTGCTCTCCTCACCGTGGTGCTGGTATGGCAGGCAAAGTGGTTGTCCAATAGTTCAACTAATAACTGAGCTTATTTGACAAAAAAGAGGAGCTAACATTGTTTGCTCCTCTTTTTTGTTGGAGTTTATTTGTACAGCGATCGCTTTGAGGTAATTGATGAGGATGGATCATCATCCTATCTAAATGTCATAATTATCAAAGATAGCTTTCCAAAAAATTTCATTCAGCATGAGTAACTGTCTTTGTCTTGCTTGCGATCGCGCAAACTCAATAACAACCAAGTTTTGCACTCAATGTGGCGCTAAGTTGCAAATTCAAGAGCGTTATCGTGCTTTGAAGGTAATTGGACAGGGGGGATTTGGTAAGACTTTCTTGGCTCAGGATGAGTCGAAGCCATCACAGCCGCGTTGTGTGATTAAGCAGTTTGCTTTTGAGGCGATCAATCCTAATGCGAGTCAAGGGACTTTGGATGTCGCCATCAGGTTATTTGAGCAGGAGGCAAAGCGGCTTGATGATTTGGGTAAGCATCCGCAAATTCCTGAACTGCTATCTTTCACAATTCATGAGGGTAAGCAGTACCTCATCCAAGAGTTTATCGATGGTGAGACTTTGGAGCAGGAACTAGCGCGAGTTGGTGCTTTTAGTGAGCAGCAGGTGCGGGATGTGTTGGTGGAGGTGCTGCAAATCTTGGAGTTTGTGCATGGCAAGTCGGTAATTCATCGCGATATTTCGCCAGATAATATCATTCGGCGGCGCGGTGACAAAAAGTTGGTGTTGGTGGATTTTGGGGCGGCTAAGCACGCAACGGCGACGTTATTGGCAAAGACGGGGACGGATCGGGAAGCCGAGTTATGGCGCTCCTGAGCAAATGTTGGGTAAGTCGGTGTTTCAGAGTGATTTGTTTGGGTTGGGTGTGACTTGTTTGCATTTGCTCACGAATGTGGAACCGTTTACGCTCTATGACGTTTTGGAGAATGAATATCAATGGCGACAGTTTTTGAATGGGAAGGTGGTGAGTGGTGAGTTTGGGAAGTTATTGGATCGGATGACTGCATACAGGGTAAAGGAGAGACCCAATTCAGTTACAGAGATTTTGCGAGAGTTGGAGATTAGACAAAAAACAAAAGATTCTTCATTTACAATTCGATCAACTAAAAGGATTGATCAACGTCAAACTAGGGATCGGATTAGGGAACTAAAACGTATAATTGATGGTTTGAGATAACAGTGAAGAGGGTAGAGCATTTGCGTATAGAGATTTCGGTGATAATTCATGAATTGTGGCGCAAATGCTCTACCCCTACAAATCTTAATTTTTAACAATATTCATTTCATGATTAATTTGATGGTTCAAACAATAAAATTCCGTAGGGGCAGAGCATTACCGCCATAATTTATGAATTTTAAGATCCATTTAAATCGGTAATGCTCTGCCCTAAACCTTCGCAAATCAACGACAATCCCTAAACCGCAGGAATAGGCGATCGGTAAAAGCAAAGAGGGTAGAGCATTTGCGTATAGAGATTTCGGTGATAATTTATGAACATCGGCGCAAATGCTCTACCCCTAAATCCCCACAAATTTGAATTTTTCTGTGATATACGTTTGATGATTAATTTCATAATTCAAACAACAAAATCCCGTAGGGGCAGAGCATTACCACCACAATTTATGAATTTTACAATCCATTTAAATCGGTAATGCTCTGCCCTTAACCTTCGCAAATCAACGACAATCCCCAAACCGCAGGGATAAGCGATCGGTAAAAGCAAAGAGGGTAGAGCATTTGCGTATAGAGATTGCAGTGATAATTTATAAATATTGGCGCAAATGCTCAACCCCTTGTATCTAGGAAGAAAAGTAAAGGATAAAATCTTTACTCAAATCCGAAAAAGCAAAAGCAGAGATAAACTCGTTCAACCCCTAGGGACACCAAGCCCGTAAT
This genomic stretch from Pseudanabaena galeata CCNP1313 harbors:
- a CDS encoding protein kinase domain-containing protein; this encodes MSNCLCLACDRANSITTKFCTQCGAKLQIQERYRALKVIGQGGFGKTFLAQDESKPSQPRCVIKQFAFEAINPNASQGTLDVAIRLFEQEAKRLDDLGKHPQIPELLSFTIHEGKQYLIQEFIDGETLEQELARVGAFSEQQVRDVLVEVLQILEFVHGKSVIHRDISPDNIIRRRGDKKLVLVDFGAAKHATATLLAKTGTDREAELWRS
- the hisA gene encoding 1-(5-phosphoribosyl)-5-[(5-phosphoribosylamino)methylideneamino]imidazole-4-carboxamide isomerase, yielding MDVIPAIDILDGRCVRLYQGDYQQSEVFGEDPVEVAQRWYSQGAKYLHVVDLDGAKEGKPKNLKVIEAIARSIPMRVQMGGGLRDRESIVSVLNSGVSRVILGTAAVERSQLIADICAEFPEQIMIGIDARDGKVATRGWLETSDIMAVDLAKRMTSVGIAGIIYTDIHRDGTMQGPNIEALRQLAENVDVPVIASGGVSSITDLLNLLSLESVGVSGAIVGKAIYTGDIQLKEAIRAVGNGRWQDVIDGSAIA
- the psbV gene encoding photosystem II cytochrome c-550; protein product: MNKNSFKYLAVAIAFVMLAFQLFTSSVSAADIPIELRTVPLNETTNIVLTQKDISKGKKLFSNACATCHLGGATFTNPNVNLSPESLAGAYPVRSNVLGLVDFMKNPTTYDGVTEIYDVHPSLKSTDIFPTMRGLTDNDLKLIAGYILYEPKVKGIGWGGGKVYY
- a CDS encoding C39 family peptidase, which produces MTDASNNSPVDLPVDVVVKAAIAVTQAPSEIEINREIAIAGTADFSQVSRILVTLPNEATVAVQLNTTTGTWQAKIAAGFPTASATFLRVRAIGANNQLLTELIVNILVKQPIISLVTKQATIFKTSPADSSTLPPNAKVEVMAGQTFEVLRYGAVDGHIKVLLKQPIAPVGEFGYFYGLHVDLLAPITLTVKQDTVFKISTASSMALAFTQKVSVKAGTELMLDGNYAIADHHIKVKLAQPLAPVGQDGFFFLPHVELSKLGESLDFADPDDVSNIQIKGAIATVITDTFLKASSQDASRLSNSQKIMVKAGTTYPISGYAAVNGHFRVKFTSEVPPLGTVGFFFERHVSITKNGKAIAFDPDMKTLTVRQNTVFKKRPIDSRQLAASELAPLTAGDIFGVESYSLSDIHFQVTLNEDVPPLGKSGFVFTGHVNLRQGNRAIEFTPKRKVLGVPYFSQLDNPRDPFVTCNVTSIAMVLAFHGRRSRNPRQQLEDELYQWIIDRYGRQARTDNSVMQKLYQAYGFGGGFSTSRTWAQIKQEIIENRPVVIGGYFTHGGHIICIIGFDEFGYIVHDPYGNALTGYRQTEGKSLRYPYNYMRDMCGVDGDVWAHFILPR
- the petE gene encoding plastocyanin, whose amino-acid sequence is MNISSFAKKLGLAIASLLLVFGSLFMTASPAAADTVTVKMGSDGGQLVFDPKVVTIKVGDTIKWVNNKAFPHNIVFDGHEELSHKKLAQKPKAELESTFNEAGEFSYYCSPHRGAGMAGKVVVQ
- a CDS encoding translation initiation factor IF-2, whose product is MGFADYSIAEIAEDYKLTLESVFKLCDRLGIAYQDAETKLALEDAKAVIMASEAQNSKISSKNP